Proteins from a single region of Chryseobacterium sp. T16E-39:
- a CDS encoding (Fe-S)-binding protein: MQYIDNVIFLILLVAGFGLFTKSLLKIYRNIQLGREINRSDNKSERWETMARVAMGQSKMVKRPVAGILHLFVYVGFIIINIELVEIVVDGIFGTHRFLSSILGHSFYSFFTATLEVLALLVIIGVVVFFIRRNFYGVKRLTMKELFGWPKHDANWILIIEFALMIAFLKMNTADWVLQQRGLLPEHGSFPISSTLLGPIFSNFSDGFLFFTEKAAWWFHFVGILFFMNYLYYSKHLHIILAFPSTWYANLEKKGKFNNLESVTKEIKLMMDPNADPYAAPAEGAEADVPSKFGAEDIFDLNRVQLLNAYSCTECGRCTSVCPANITGKKLSPRLILMKTRDRLEEVGKNIDKNGKFVDDGKKLLNDYVTKEELWACTTCNACTEACPILLDPLSIIFEMRRFLVMEQSAAPQELNLMMTNVENNAAPWQYNQADRLNWAND, from the coding sequence ATGCAGTATATCGATAATGTTATTTTTCTGATTTTATTAGTTGCTGGGTTTGGGTTGTTTACTAAAAGCCTGTTGAAAATCTACAGAAATATTCAACTGGGTAGAGAAATCAATCGAAGTGATAATAAGTCAGAACGTTGGGAGACCATGGCACGTGTTGCAATGGGGCAGAGTAAAATGGTAAAACGTCCTGTTGCAGGTATTTTACACCTCTTCGTTTATGTGGGCTTTATTATTATCAATATTGAGCTTGTTGAAATTGTTGTTGATGGGATATTTGGAACTCATAGATTCCTTTCATCAATCTTAGGACATAGCTTTTACAGTTTTTTCACGGCAACACTTGAGGTATTGGCTCTATTGGTGATCATAGGTGTGGTTGTTTTCTTTATCCGTAGAAATTTTTACGGAGTGAAGAGATTAACAATGAAAGAACTATTTGGTTGGCCAAAGCATGATGCAAACTGGATTCTTATTATTGAATTTGCATTGATGATAGCATTCCTTAAAATGAATACCGCAGATTGGGTGTTACAGCAGAGAGGACTTCTTCCTGAACATGGAAGTTTTCCGATCAGTTCTACATTATTAGGCCCTATATTCAGTAATTTCAGTGATGGATTCTTGTTCTTTACAGAAAAAGCTGCCTGGTGGTTTCACTTTGTGGGTATTTTATTCTTTATGAATTACCTTTATTATTCAAAGCATTTGCATATTATTCTTGCATTTCCAAGTACATGGTATGCTAATTTAGAGAAAAAAGGAAAATTCAACAATTTAGAATCTGTGACTAAAGAGATCAAGCTTATGATGGATCCGAATGCAGATCCATATGCTGCTCCGGCAGAAGGAGCAGAAGCTGATGTTCCTTCTAAATTTGGTGCTGAAGATATATTTGATTTAAATCGGGTTCAGTTACTTAATGCCTATTCTTGTACAGAATGTGGACGGTGTACTTCTGTGTGTCCTGCAAATATTACCGGTAAGAAACTTTCTCCGAGATTGATCCTTATGAAAACCAGAGACCGTTTGGAAGAAGTGGGGAAGAATATTGATAAAAATGGAAAGTTTGTAGATGACGGTAAAAAGTTATTGAATGACTATGTAACGAAGGAAGAGCTTTGGGCATGTACTACATGTAATGCTTGTACAGAAGCTTGCCCGATATTATTAGACCCGCTTTCTATTATTTTTGAAATGAGAAGATTCCTGGTGATGGAACAATCTGCAGCACCGCAGGAACTGAACTTAATGATGACGAATGTGGAGAATAACGCTGCTCCTTGGCAGTATAATCAAGCAGATCGTCTAAACTGGGCAAATGATTAA
- a CDS encoding glycosyltransferase, with the protein MSKILFLTTAHKYNDDRIFFHQAKELRGLGYDVKICSLSSEYKGVIDGIEIESYSVLDESTNRKLKIFEKVCDDFQPDCIICSEPLAVVASKKIKQQRKVSIIYDITEWYPSKRMVENFSFFLKGVHAIKFFLIQLYAGWLSTHFIFGEKTKKFPLSNVFPLKKNIILPYFPNDIYIHQSIKELEPNKITLCYTGQISKEKGIENFFKAIDTLRKKRPSLKIEILIIGSSRKEKDEKYFSHLLSKYQWENIRIERPTSFETFTETYADADICFDLREMNYENHHCLPIKIFYYAASGKPVIYTDLKATRQHVDVSKFGVLIDPEDDHGIAEAVINYIDNPELYRGHALNARKEYEKKYNWNLIKNLFTDFIKQSIH; encoded by the coding sequence ATGTCTAAAATACTCTTTCTAACAACAGCACATAAATACAACGATGACAGGATCTTTTTTCACCAGGCAAAAGAGCTTAGGGGTCTTGGATATGATGTGAAAATTTGTAGTTTAAGTTCTGAATACAAAGGGGTAATTGATGGGATTGAGATTGAATCTTATTCTGTTTTAGACGAAAGCACAAACAGGAAGCTAAAAATTTTTGAGAAGGTCTGTGATGATTTTCAGCCGGATTGTATTATATGTTCTGAGCCTCTTGCTGTAGTCGCTTCAAAAAAGATAAAGCAACAGCGGAAAGTAAGCATTATCTACGATATTACGGAATGGTATCCATCCAAAAGGATGGTTGAGAATTTCTCATTTTTTTTAAAAGGAGTTCATGCCATTAAATTCTTCCTTATTCAATTGTATGCAGGATGGTTGAGTACCCATTTTATTTTTGGAGAAAAAACCAAAAAGTTTCCACTCTCAAACGTCTTTCCATTGAAGAAAAATATTATTTTACCCTATTTCCCAAATGATATTTATATTCATCAGAGCATTAAGGAATTAGAGCCCAATAAAATAACCTTGTGTTATACAGGACAGATTTCAAAAGAGAAGGGAATTGAAAATTTTTTTAAAGCAATTGATACGCTTCGGAAAAAGAGACCCTCTTTGAAGATTGAAATTTTAATCATCGGTTCCTCAAGAAAAGAAAAAGATGAGAAATATTTTTCCCATCTGTTGTCAAAATATCAATGGGAAAATATCAGAATTGAAAGACCAACTTCTTTTGAAACCTTTACCGAAACTTATGCAGATGCTGATATATGTTTTGATTTGAGGGAAATGAACTATGAGAATCATCATTGTCTGCCAATCAAAATATTCTATTATGCAGCTTCTGGTAAACCAGTTATTTATACGGATCTGAAGGCTACACGCCAGCATGTAGACGTTTCTAAATTTGGTGTTTTGATCGATCCTGAAGATGATCATGGTATTGCGGAAGCAGTTATTAATTATATTGATAATCCGGAATTATACAGAGGACATGCATTGAATGCAAGAAAAGAATATGAGAAAAAATACAACTGGAATCTCATAAAAAATCTTTTTACTGACTTCATCAAACAATCCATACATTAA
- a CDS encoding MlaD family protein produces the protein MKFSKELKAGVIALLAIVGFVLLFQFMKGRSLFTTDNIFYAKYDNVEGLSQSSPVSINGLKVGQVDKIIPQTTKEGKINFVVKITVDNKFEFSKNSTLEIFEPGLMSGKEMRVNLMYGGATAKDGDTLLGAFKLGTLGSLSSQVGPVKDQLQSVLHRVDSLMANANLIVDGQNRAEIKALLSNLNKTVGALQTTAGSVNNLVGHNDPKLQKVLDDASLTMQSGKVTLDKYGNLAESIDTKKLNATIANLDATVGKLNQVIGGIDNGQGSLGKLMKDEQLYNNLNSASTNLNSLIEDMKANPKRYINFSVFGKNNKD, from the coding sequence GTGAAGTTCAGTAAAGAATTAAAAGCTGGTGTAATTGCACTTTTAGCTATCGTAGGCTTTGTGTTATTATTTCAATTCATGAAAGGCAGAAGTCTTTTTACTACCGATAATATATTTTACGCAAAATATGATAATGTTGAAGGGTTATCTCAATCATCACCAGTATCTATTAACGGGTTAAAGGTTGGGCAGGTTGATAAAATCATCCCTCAGACAACTAAAGAAGGTAAGATCAATTTTGTGGTCAAAATTACTGTTGATAATAAATTTGAGTTTTCAAAGAATTCTACTCTTGAAATTTTTGAACCGGGACTGATGTCTGGTAAAGAAATGAGAGTAAATCTGATGTATGGTGGAGCCACCGCGAAAGATGGTGATACCCTTCTGGGAGCATTCAAATTAGGGACATTGGGAAGTTTGTCTTCTCAGGTTGGCCCGGTAAAAGATCAGTTGCAGTCTGTTTTACACCGTGTTGATTCTCTAATGGCAAATGCTAATCTAATTGTTGATGGACAGAATAGAGCTGAAATTAAAGCTTTACTTTCTAACCTTAACAAAACTGTGGGAGCATTGCAGACCACAGCTGGAAGCGTGAATAATTTAGTTGGCCACAACGACCCTAAGCTTCAAAAAGTATTGGATGATGCTAGTCTTACGATGCAAAGTGGAAAAGTTACTTTAGATAAATATGGAAACTTAGCAGAAAGCATTGACACTAAAAAGCTGAATGCTACCATTGCTAATTTAGATGCTACAGTTGGTAAGCTTAATCAGGTTATTGGAGGTATTGATAATGGTCAGGGAAGTTTAGGAAAACTTATGAAAGATGAGCAGCTTTATAATAATCTGAATTCTGCATCTACAAATCTGAACTCATTAATTGAAGACATGAAGGCGAATCCTAAAAGATATATCAACTTCTCTGTTTTCGGTAAGAATAATAAAGACTAA
- a CDS encoding polysaccharide biosynthesis C-terminal domain-containing protein, which yields MKQNTIVKTFISRFLILILNFGLVIYTTNMWGSEGKGTISIVIADLTIVGFFCNIFVGSSVTYFASKFKTEQILLYAYLWSLLVGIAVPLIFSFVHPMEYQYYLVGLSVLSSLLAANINLFVGQKNIRMFNLYTILQQVVHILFIVVIVYIIKITSVESYFIAQMSCFLLLFIISSFQILRHCKMVNISFSRQIRNKLFHYGWKIQLSSFFQFLSNRLSFYFLEFFKGITSVGIFSIGIAFSEAIWTVSKSLSIILYADVVNTSDHNDAIEKTKISLKISFLISLLFIIGILLLPAQFYVMVFGKDFHETKQITLFLAPGILAIAVSNIIGYYFAGINKLRILNIKSVIGLVFTVISSFFIIPRWGVIGACIVTSVSYCLSSALLFWKFYELTEFRIRDFMISKSEINLLLNKVLRKNN from the coding sequence ATGAAGCAAAATACAATTGTAAAAACCTTTATTTCACGCTTTTTAATATTGATATTAAATTTCGGTCTTGTCATATACACAACCAATATGTGGGGTAGTGAGGGAAAGGGAACGATTTCAATAGTGATCGCTGACCTTACAATTGTTGGTTTTTTCTGTAATATCTTTGTTGGAAGCAGCGTTACCTATTTTGCATCTAAATTTAAGACAGAGCAAATATTGCTGTATGCATATCTTTGGTCCCTATTGGTGGGAATAGCTGTTCCGCTTATTTTTAGTTTTGTCCATCCAATGGAGTATCAATATTATCTCGTTGGGTTATCCGTTTTATCTTCTCTTCTGGCGGCTAATATTAATTTATTTGTTGGGCAGAAAAACATACGGATGTTTAATCTGTATACGATCCTACAACAGGTTGTGCATATATTATTCATTGTTGTAATTGTGTATATTATTAAGATCACTTCTGTGGAATCCTACTTTATTGCACAGATGAGTTGTTTTCTGCTTTTATTCATCATCAGTAGTTTCCAGATCTTACGTCATTGTAAAATGGTTAACATTTCATTTTCCAGACAGATCAGGAACAAGTTATTCCACTATGGTTGGAAGATTCAATTAAGTTCTTTTTTTCAGTTTTTAAGCAACAGACTGTCATTTTACTTTTTAGAGTTTTTTAAGGGGATTACAAGCGTTGGAATATTTTCTATTGGAATTGCGTTTTCAGAGGCCATCTGGACAGTGAGTAAAAGTCTTTCAATCATATTGTATGCAGATGTCGTTAATACCTCTGATCATAACGACGCCATTGAAAAAACAAAAATATCGTTGAAGATCAGTTTTTTGATATCTCTTTTGTTCATCATTGGGATTTTACTTTTACCTGCACAGTTCTATGTTATGGTTTTTGGGAAGGATTTTCACGAAACAAAGCAAATTACTTTATTTTTAGCTCCGGGTATCTTAGCAATTGCGGTAAGTAATATTATTGGGTATTATTTTGCAGGGATTAATAAACTTAGAATTTTAAATATCAAGTCTGTGATAGGACTTGTATTTACGGTAATATCCTCTTTTTTTATTATTCCACGTTGGGGAGTTATAGGAGCATGTATTGTAACTTCTGTTTCCTATTGCTTATCATCTGCATTACTGTTTTGGAAATTTTATGAACTCACGGAATTTCGTATCCGTGATTTTATGATTTCAAAATCTGAAATTAATTTATTGCTGAATAAAGTATTAAGAAAGAATAATTAA
- a CDS encoding SurA N-terminal domain-containing protein codes for MAILGQIRNRPWLLMGVIALALLAFLVNPDSIDKVFGKNPDVLGKVNGEKITREEFNDQLFVLQQQAEQQGQPKNGLEEQAWQLLVQSKLIKQQFDKMGFEMTDDYFWSQIQYDQMFAQNKQFFDEKGNFKTQELKKQVEELKTTSAEGYNQWLKTRKSVEYRIMARQVFANISTGITTGKKEAEELMKERDQMADIDFVKVDYTSYLQKNNIKVKTEDLADYIKQHPVMFKAEASRNIGIAFFPSQPSAADDAAAQKEITKIFSGGTDASGGKENFQNTTNDSMFVMANSDMPFNNQYLKPNQLPQAIQSQIATAAVGQTFGPYKEQNFYVVSKLLGKKTSDSTLSRHILIAFKGSPAGEGVTRSKEAAKKLADSVGAIVKANPAKFTEFLKLSSDPNSAAQGGSLGWTTPETPFVPEFLTYLANNPKGATGVVETQFGYHIINIEDKKPGALGYKVANVVKAIKASDATEADVDKKARRFIQQVQGKSFNDFVNIAKKGNYQFSNPKSAKRFDGQLQGLGTEKDGDILAWAFDKKRTKGDTEFFTVDGTGDKIVVYLNGKQEKGLADPESVRDQIEVVVKNKLAAKQISDKITAAKASGLDQIAKLFATTKQSAQVNLLNPSVAGSMEPKVAGAAFGVKKSQLSKPVEGGTGVYVLIKKNETVNKQPGDLKQFTESVTQRSAGMFGQSWLKSLQDNAEIDDYRIEIWNKLGNQQ; via the coding sequence ATGGCAATTTTAGGACAGATTAGGAATAGACCTTGGCTTTTGATGGGAGTAATTGCACTGGCGCTTTTAGCGTTTTTAGTTAATCCTGATAGCATTGATAAGGTTTTTGGAAAAAATCCTGATGTTTTAGGAAAAGTAAATGGTGAAAAAATTACCCGTGAAGAGTTTAATGATCAACTTTTCGTGTTACAACAGCAGGCAGAACAACAAGGACAACCAAAAAATGGCCTTGAAGAACAAGCTTGGCAACTGTTGGTTCAATCAAAGCTTATCAAGCAGCAGTTTGATAAAATGGGTTTTGAAATGACAGATGATTATTTCTGGAGTCAGATTCAGTATGATCAAATGTTTGCTCAGAACAAACAATTCTTTGATGAGAAAGGTAATTTTAAGACTCAGGAGCTTAAAAAACAGGTGGAAGAATTAAAAACTACAAGTGCTGAAGGGTACAACCAATGGTTGAAAACCAGAAAATCTGTTGAATACAGAATTATGGCAAGACAGGTTTTTGCTAATATTTCAACAGGAATCACTACAGGTAAGAAGGAAGCTGAAGAGTTAATGAAAGAGAGAGACCAGATGGCTGACATTGATTTCGTTAAAGTTGATTACACTTCATATCTTCAGAAAAATAATATCAAAGTAAAAACAGAAGATCTAGCCGATTATATTAAACAACACCCAGTGATGTTTAAAGCTGAAGCAAGCAGAAATATTGGGATTGCATTTTTCCCTTCTCAACCTAGCGCTGCTGATGATGCAGCCGCTCAAAAAGAGATCACTAAAATATTCTCTGGAGGTACTGATGCAAGTGGAGGAAAAGAGAATTTTCAAAATACAACCAATGATTCTATGTTTGTAATGGCGAATTCTGACATGCCATTCAATAACCAGTATTTGAAGCCAAATCAATTGCCACAAGCAATTCAGTCGCAAATTGCAACTGCAGCTGTTGGACAGACTTTTGGTCCTTATAAAGAACAGAATTTCTATGTTGTTTCTAAGCTTTTAGGAAAAAAGACTTCAGATTCTACATTGTCTAGACATATTTTGATCGCATTCAAAGGAAGCCCGGCGGGAGAAGGTGTTACAAGATCTAAGGAAGCGGCTAAGAAATTAGCTGACTCTGTCGGTGCGATTGTAAAAGCAAACCCTGCTAAGTTTACAGAATTCCTTAAACTTTCCAGCGATCCTAATTCAGCAGCTCAAGGAGGTAGTTTAGGGTGGACAACTCCGGAAACTCCTTTCGTTCCTGAATTCTTAACATATTTAGCAAATAACCCTAAAGGAGCAACAGGTGTTGTAGAAACTCAGTTTGGATACCATATCATTAATATTGAGGATAAAAAACCGGGAGCATTAGGATATAAAGTGGCTAATGTTGTTAAAGCAATTAAAGCTTCTGACGCTACGGAAGCAGATGTTGATAAAAAAGCGAGAAGATTTATCCAGCAGGTTCAAGGAAAATCATTTAATGATTTCGTTAATATTGCTAAAAAAGGAAATTACCAGTTCTCAAACCCTAAATCTGCTAAGAGATTTGATGGTCAATTACAAGGATTAGGAACTGAAAAAGATGGGGACATCCTTGCTTGGGCTTTTGATAAGAAAAGAACTAAGGGAGATACCGAATTCTTTACAGTAGATGGAACAGGAGATAAAATTGTAGTATACCTGAATGGAAAACAGGAAAAAGGTTTAGCTGATCCTGAATCTGTAAGAGATCAGATCGAAGTTGTTGTTAAAAATAAATTGGCAGCGAAGCAAATTTCTGATAAAATTACAGCAGCTAAAGCTTCTGGCTTAGATCAAATTGCTAAATTGTTTGCAACCACTAAACAATCTGCACAGGTAAACTTATTAAACCCATCAGTAGCTGGATCAATGGAACCTAAAGTAGCTGGTGCTGCTTTTGGAGTTAAAAAATCTCAGCTTTCAAAACCGGTTGAAGGTGGAACGGGTGTTTATGTTTTAATTAAAAAGAATGAAACAGTAAATAAGCAACCTGGTGATCTAAAACAATTTACAGAGTCTGTTACTCAGAGAAGTGCAGGGATGTTCGGTCAGTCTTGGTTGAAGAGCTTACAGGACAATGCAGAGATCGATGATTACAGAATTGAGATCTGGAACAAGCTGGGAAATCAGCAATAA
- a CDS encoding (Fe-S)-binding protein: MDFTIKTMAEYAAEGKAPEVLFWVGCAGSFDDRAKKITKAFCKILNKIGVEFGVLGQEESCTGDPAKRAGNEFVFQMMALTNIEVLNAYEVKKIVTACPHCFNTLKNEYPSLGGHFEVVHHTQFLKKLMEEGRLKIEGGAFKGKKITFHDPCYLGRANNEYEAPRILLEKLDAELVEMKRCKTNGLCCGAGGAQMFKEPEKGNKDINIERTEEALSFEPKVIATGCPFCNTMMTDGVKHFNKNEEVAVKDIVELLAEAEDL, encoded by the coding sequence ATGGATTTCACTATAAAAACAATGGCAGAATATGCTGCCGAGGGAAAAGCACCTGAAGTTTTATTTTGGGTGGGTTGTGCCGGGAGTTTTGACGACCGTGCAAAGAAAATCACGAAAGCATTTTGCAAAATATTAAATAAAATAGGGGTTGAATTTGGAGTCTTAGGTCAGGAAGAAAGCTGCACGGGAGATCCTGCAAAACGGGCTGGAAACGAGTTTGTTTTCCAGATGATGGCATTGACGAATATCGAAGTCCTTAATGCTTATGAAGTAAAGAAAATTGTAACCGCTTGTCCCCACTGTTTCAATACCCTTAAAAATGAATATCCAAGTTTAGGTGGACACTTTGAGGTTGTACACCATACGCAGTTCCTTAAAAAATTAATGGAAGAGGGTAGACTGAAAATTGAAGGCGGAGCATTTAAAGGAAAGAAGATCACCTTCCATGATCCTTGTTATTTAGGAAGAGCGAATAACGAATATGAAGCACCAAGAATATTATTGGAAAAACTTGATGCCGAACTTGTGGAAATGAAGCGTTGTAAAACCAATGGTCTTTGTTGTGGAGCCGGAGGAGCGCAAATGTTTAAGGAACCTGAAAAAGGAAATAAAGATATCAATATTGAAAGAACAGAAGAAGCATTGTCTTTTGAACCTAAAGTAATTGCTACCGGATGTCCTTTCTGTAATACAATGATGACAGATGGAGTGAAGCACTTCAATAAGAATGAAGAAGTAGCAGTAAAAGATATCGTAGAACTGCTTGCAGAAGCAGAAGATCTTTAA
- a CDS encoding outer membrane beta-barrel protein — translation MSNKCIAVFFFMLSVSAIDAQNIEEKKSDTIQSKDIQEVILQFQHKKQFVDKAVYTFDKEALEKARYAKDLLKTLPELQLDPISNTITSTRGQKILFLINSIEASDMQIRSVQPKDVVKVEYFDNPPARWSNRADLVVNIITRNPETGYVFGADLSSAVATGFLNGSAYGNYTKGKNDFGLEYSINYRDYNNRTVKSNYEYNLGNSVYRTEENRKDHFGYTGQNITLRYTRSILQNYTFQAKLITDISTNFVKGNGESRFFKDNLLEDHRMFKNSNSNYTSPTLDLYFSKNIGKKDELTINVLGSHYKTSSSEGAKEWNVLSNAAVYDNEMKLDATQTGIIGEVAHTHTFEEGNLSSGYRFSNTFIANDLNNLSGFSKYDVNYFEQYLYTEFTGKKDKFSYRISAGITNISNKTELNTDTQWVFSPKIILSYALKNNQNFRLVSSYKPQSPSSESLSSNIVQWAPNIVQRGNPNLRSSQKWTNNFVYSLNNKKFDLNANLFYIYNKRAINQYFILDEDAARYALMYENAKSAQQFGLQLSGSYKPFGNSLLVIKAVLTPATETLRTSNGAVIKNNYISNYFSLSSEYKSFNIQYQFNIPVYNLDGAFLRTNENANHVLANYKVKDWTFTTGMYWIGMPSDYKTKSLPESVVNYSRHNQIWNNRSMFILGLSYDFSKGKQIQVNRKLNNNAGPAATF, via the coding sequence ATGAGTAATAAATGCATAGCAGTTTTTTTCTTTATGTTAAGTGTTTCGGCAATTGATGCACAGAATATTGAAGAAAAAAAATCAGATACGATACAATCAAAAGATATTCAAGAAGTAATCTTACAATTTCAGCATAAAAAACAATTTGTTGATAAAGCTGTTTATACCTTTGATAAGGAAGCATTAGAAAAAGCAAGATATGCAAAAGATCTTCTGAAAACGCTTCCCGAATTACAATTAGATCCCATTTCGAATACTATTACAAGTACCAGAGGACAAAAAATATTGTTTCTGATCAATTCAATTGAAGCCAGCGATATGCAGATCAGAAGTGTACAGCCAAAAGATGTTGTAAAAGTTGAATATTTTGACAATCCCCCTGCAAGATGGTCAAATAGGGCAGACCTTGTTGTGAATATTATTACTAGAAATCCTGAAACAGGTTATGTGTTTGGTGCGGACCTAAGTTCTGCAGTTGCTACAGGCTTTCTGAATGGTTCTGCATATGGAAATTATACAAAAGGGAAGAACGATTTCGGGCTGGAATATTCAATTAATTATAGAGATTATAATAACCGGACCGTAAAGAGTAATTATGAATATAACCTTGGCAATTCAGTTTACAGAACAGAAGAAAATAGAAAAGATCATTTCGGGTATACGGGCCAGAACATAACGTTGAGATATACGCGCTCTATTCTGCAAAATTATACTTTTCAGGCCAAATTGATTACCGACATATCTACGAATTTTGTAAAGGGAAACGGAGAGAGCCGTTTTTTTAAAGACAATCTTTTGGAAGATCACAGGATGTTTAAGAATAGTAATTCGAATTATACCTCACCAACTCTGGATCTTTATTTTTCAAAGAATATTGGGAAGAAAGATGAACTAACCATTAATGTTTTAGGGTCACATTATAAGACCTCTAGTTCTGAAGGTGCAAAAGAGTGGAACGTGCTATCTAACGCTGCAGTGTATGACAATGAAATGAAACTTGATGCAACACAAACCGGAATTATCGGCGAAGTTGCGCATACACATACTTTTGAAGAAGGTAATCTCTCTTCGGGATATCGTTTTTCAAATACTTTTATTGCTAACGATTTAAACAATTTATCAGGTTTCTCGAAGTATGATGTAAACTATTTTGAGCAATATCTTTATACCGAGTTTACTGGTAAAAAAGATAAGTTTTCGTATAGAATTAGCGCTGGAATTACCAATATTAGTAATAAAACTGAATTAAATACAGATACCCAATGGGTATTTTCTCCCAAGATTATATTGAGCTATGCCCTGAAAAACAATCAGAATTTTAGATTAGTAAGCAGCTATAAGCCGCAAAGCCCTAGCAGTGAATCTCTAAGTAGTAATATTGTACAATGGGCTCCCAATATTGTTCAGCGTGGTAATCCAAATTTAAGATCTTCTCAGAAATGGACTAATAATTTTGTCTATTCATTGAATAATAAGAAGTTTGACCTTAATGCCAATTTATTTTATATCTATAATAAAAGAGCAATCAACCAATATTTTATACTGGATGAAGATGCCGCAAGGTATGCATTGATGTATGAAAATGCAAAAAGTGCCCAACAGTTTGGGTTGCAGCTTTCGGGCTCTTATAAACCATTTGGGAATAGTCTATTAGTCATAAAGGCTGTTTTAACCCCTGCAACTGAAACGTTAAGAACGAGTAATGGAGCAGTAATTAAAAATAATTATATCTCCAATTATTTCTCTCTTTCCTCAGAATATAAATCGTTTAATATTCAATATCAATTTAATATTCCTGTTTACAATCTTGATGGTGCATTCCTCAGAACAAATGAAAATGCAAATCATGTTCTTGCCAATTATAAAGTCAAAGATTGGACCTTTACTACAGGAATGTATTGGATCGGAATGCCTTCTGATTATAAAACGAAAAGTTTACCCGAAAGTGTAGTTAATTACTCTCGTCATAATCAGATTTGGAATAACCGTTCAATGTTTATACTGGGATTGAGTTATGACTTTTCTAAAGGGAAACAAATACAAGTGAACAGGAAGCTGAATAATAATGCAGGACCTGCCGCAACTTTTTAA
- the serS gene encoding serine--tRNA ligase: MLQVNFLRENKERVLEGLKKRQFKNLELVDNAIATDDDRKKIQFELDSQLSEINKISKEIGLLMKDGKKDEAESAKSKTAQFKESSKELQSQLDVKEKTLLDILYQLPNIPNELVKSGASADDNEIIYQSHDVEGLGEGAIPHWELAKKYNLIDFELGVKIAGAGFPVYLGKGARMQRALVQYFLDKNVDAGYMEVNPPHVVNEASGYGTGQLPDKEGQMYHIGADDLYLIPTAEVPVTNLYRDVLLEEKDLPIKNTAFSQCYRREAGSYGAHVRGLNRLHQFEKVEIVRIEKPENSYAVLEEMVEHIKEILTDLELPYRVLRLCGGDTGFAAAMTYDFEVWSAAQEKWLEVSSVSNFETFQATRLKCRYKTDGKSQLVHTLNGSAMALPRIMAALLENNQTEEGIKLPKKVAEYAKFDLIK; this comes from the coding sequence ATGTTACAAGTCAATTTTTTACGCGAAAATAAAGAACGCGTTTTAGAAGGTCTGAAAAAAAGACAATTCAAAAATCTTGAGTTGGTAGACAATGCTATTGCTACCGATGATGACAGAAAAAAAATCCAGTTTGAATTAGATTCTCAACTTTCCGAAATTAATAAAATCTCCAAAGAAATTGGACTTTTAATGAAAGACGGAAAAAAAGATGAAGCAGAATCCGCAAAATCTAAAACAGCACAATTTAAAGAATCGAGTAAAGAATTACAATCACAATTGGATGTAAAGGAAAAGACTTTATTGGATATTTTATATCAGCTTCCTAATATTCCAAACGAACTTGTAAAAAGTGGGGCTTCTGCAGATGATAATGAAATCATTTACCAGTCTCATGATGTGGAAGGTCTTGGAGAAGGAGCAATTCCGCATTGGGAGCTGGCAAAAAAATATAACCTTATCGATTTTGAATTGGGTGTGAAGATTGCTGGGGCAGGTTTCCCTGTATATTTAGGAAAAGGAGCAAGAATGCAAAGAGCACTTGTACAATATTTCCTTGATAAAAACGTGGATGCAGGATACATGGAAGTGAATCCACCTCATGTAGTGAATGAAGCTTCAGGATATGGAACGGGTCAATTGCCAGATAAAGAAGGACAGATGTATCATATTGGTGCAGATGATTTGTATTTAATTCCTACAGCAGAAGTTCCGGTAACAAATTTATACCGTGATGTTTTATTGGAAGAAAAAGACCTTCCTATTAAAAACACAGCTTTTTCACAATGTTACAGGAGAGAGGCGGGAAGTTATGGTGCTCATGTAAGAGGGTTGAACCGTCTTCACCAATTTGAAAAAGTGGAAATTGTAAGAATTGAAAAGCCAGAAAATTCATATGCTGTTCTGGAAGAAATGGTGGAACATATCAAGGAAATCCTTACCGATCTTGAACTTCCTTACAGAGTATTAAGACTTTGTGGTGGAGATACAGGGTTTGCTGCTGCGATGACCTATGATTTTGAAGTATGGAGTGCAGCACAGGAAAAATGGCTGGAAGTTAGTTCTGTTTCTAATTTTGAAACATTCCAGGCAACCCGTTTAAAATGTCGCTATAAAACAGATGGTAAATCTCAGCTGGTTCATACCCTGAATGGTTCTGCTATGGCCTTACCGAGAATAATGGCAGCCTTATTAGAAAATAATCAGACAGAAGAAGGTATTAAGCTTCCTAAAAAGGTCGCTGAATATGCCAAATTTGATCTCATTAAATAA